The proteins below are encoded in one region of Aequorivita iocasae:
- a CDS encoding Hsp20/alpha crystallin family protein: protein MALIKFNNRSFPWFNNELSSWIDSDLFDEELFSNGNGKKIPAMNIKENKNDFEVELSVPGFQKKEIEIALENDQLIVSAEKSAKDIQENENGYTRKEFSYNAFERRMKLPESVDAKKDVKANYDNGILKLKLHKKEAAKIPPKKMIQIA, encoded by the coding sequence ATGGCACTTATTAAATTTAACAACAGAAGTTTTCCTTGGTTTAACAATGAACTTTCCTCTTGGATAGATTCAGATTTGTTTGATGAAGAATTATTTTCCAATGGAAATGGAAAAAAAATTCCTGCGATGAATATAAAGGAAAACAAGAACGATTTTGAGGTGGAATTATCTGTTCCCGGATTTCAAAAAAAGGAAATTGAAATAGCTCTTGAAAATGATCAACTTATTGTAAGCGCTGAAAAGTCAGCAAAGGACATTCAAGAAAATGAAAACGGCTATACCCGTAAAGAATTCAGCTATAATGCATTCGAAAGAAGGATGAAACTTCCTGAAAGTGTGGATGCAAAAAAGGATGTTAAGGCAAACTACGACAATGGAATTCTTAAATTGAAACTTCACAAAAAAGAAGCGGCCAAGATTCCACCCAAAAAAATGATCCAAATTGCCTAA
- a CDS encoding NUDIX domain-containing protein, protein MPKESAGLLLYALKNKEWKVLLCHPGGPFWAKKDVGAWTIPKGEIKNGENIITAALRETKEELGIRPQGDFIQLTPVKQKGGKVVHALALEKDFDPNNLQSNKFSLEWPPKNGKLYTYPEIDKVAWFNFAAAKTKILEGQLPFINELEKILFKNSNPSMV, encoded by the coding sequence ATGCCCAAAGAGAGTGCAGGCCTGCTGTTATATGCCCTAAAGAATAAGGAATGGAAAGTCTTACTTTGCCATCCCGGCGGACCATTTTGGGCTAAAAAGGATGTGGGGGCGTGGACTATTCCCAAGGGGGAAATTAAAAATGGAGAAAATATAATTACTGCTGCTTTAAGAGAGACTAAGGAAGAGTTGGGAATTAGACCTCAAGGAGATTTCATACAATTAACGCCTGTAAAGCAAAAAGGTGGTAAGGTAGTGCATGCCTTGGCGCTTGAAAAAGATTTTGACCCCAATAACTTGCAAAGCAATAAATTTTCGTTGGAATGGCCTCCCAAAAATGGAAAATTATACACTTATCCCGAAATTGATAAGGTAGCTTGGTTCAACTTTGCCGCGGCAAAAACAAAAATCTTAGAAGGACAATTACCCTTTATCAACGAGCTTGAAAAGATTTTATTCAAAAATTCAAACCCTTCTATGGTTTAA
- a CDS encoding YtxH domain-containing protein: protein METSKKNIALAFLSGALIGSVLGILYAPQKGSKTRHKIKHTSAETARELSEKIKHVKDEIAATAHTKKMEFERSLNSTISNLTDKSHEIIAALEKKLELLKKQ from the coding sequence ATGGAAACTTCTAAAAAAAATATAGCCCTTGCCTTTTTATCGGGAGCTTTGATTGGCAGTGTATTAGGAATTTTATACGCCCCTCAAAAAGGCTCAAAAACGCGACATAAAATCAAGCATACATCCGCAGAAACCGCACGTGAACTGAGCGAAAAAATAAAACATGTGAAAGATGAGATTGCCGCCACAGCACATACAAAAAAGATGGAATTTGAAAGAAGCCTAAATTCAACAATTTCCAATTTAACCGATAAAAGTCATGAGATAATAGCAGCACTTGAAAAAAAGTTGGAACTACTCAAAAAGCAATAA
- a CDS encoding patatin-like phospholipase family protein: MKVGLVLSGGGTRGVAHVGVLKALEEENITITHIAGASAGAIVGALYANGTSWQEILSFFKRVSIFHIKRYARRKPGFIDSSKFYDDFLPYFEQDDFLTLQKHLYITATNLVTGKEMVFKSGNLIPSILASSAFPGIFTPVTINGALYIDGGVLNNFPVGSIETVCDTLIGSYVNRLEDITVESLQSSYQVANRAYQISLDNQSVSKLSKCDVLIAPPTISRFGIFDWRNMDTIFEIGYNEAVSKLQKLGFKGT; encoded by the coding sequence ATGAAAGTTGGTTTGGTATTATCGGGTGGTGGCACCAGAGGGGTGGCACACGTGGGAGTGCTCAAGGCTCTTGAAGAAGAGAATATTACTATAACTCATATTGCAGGTGCCAGTGCGGGCGCTATTGTAGGAGCTTTATACGCAAATGGGACTTCCTGGCAGGAAATATTGTCCTTTTTTAAAAGAGTTTCTATATTCCATATTAAAAGGTATGCACGCCGTAAGCCCGGATTTATAGATTCTTCTAAATTTTATGATGACTTCCTACCCTATTTTGAGCAAGATGATTTCCTTACACTTCAGAAACATCTTTACATTACCGCCACCAACCTTGTAACTGGCAAGGAGATGGTTTTTAAATCTGGAAACCTTATTCCCTCCATTCTTGCATCTTCGGCTTTTCCTGGAATCTTTACCCCTGTAACCATCAATGGGGCCCTTTATATAGATGGTGGAGTGCTTAATAATTTTCCAGTGGGTTCTATTGAAACGGTATGCGACACCCTTATTGGATCTTATGTAAATCGATTGGAGGATATTACCGTGGAATCCCTCCAATCTTCATATCAAGTGGCAAATAGAGCGTATCAAATAAGTCTCGACAATCAGAGTGTTTCCAAACTTTCAAAATGTGATGTGCTAATAGCCCCGCCTACAATTTCCCGTTTCGGTATATTTGATTGGAGGAATATGGATACCATTTTTGAAATTGGTTATAATGAAGCTGTTTCAAAACTACAGAAACTCGGTTTTAAGGGAACATAA